One stretch of Deltaproteobacteria bacterium DNA includes these proteins:
- a CDS encoding DUF5615 family PIN-like protein has translation MGKIRIYTEESVDVAIAEGLERRGVDAFSARDTHNLGMTDEEQLIYADNEKAAIFTHDTDFLRIAARWMEEGRSHHGIIYCHQKSYSIGECIRKIRVLTSVLTAEDIANHIEFL, from the coding sequence ATGGGTAAGATCAGGATCTATACGGAGGAAAGCGTCGATGTGGCCATTGCGGAGGGCTTGGAAAGAAGGGGAGTGGATGCCTTTTCCGCCAGGGATACGCACAACCTGGGAATGACAGATGAAGAACAATTGATCTATGCCGACAATGAAAAGGCGGCCATTTTCACCCACGATACTGATTTTCTTCGGATTGCGGCAAGATGGATGGAGGAAGGGAGGAGTCATCACGGGATCATTTACTGTCACCAGAAGAGCTATTCCATCGGTGAATGCATCCGAAAAATAAGGGTGCTAACATCTGTGCTCACTGCGGAAGACATAGCCAACCATATAGAGTTTTTGTGA
- a CDS encoding DUF433 domain-containing protein encodes MAGQALRIENTNHPFVVKNKEICGGSPIIEGTRTRVIDIAIEYEMLGHSPDEIIRSHPHLNLPQVHDALSFYYENRDELDQKAEQDQEFIARLKEKISSKIS; translated from the coding sequence ATGGCAGGACAGGCCTTGAGGATAGAAAACACAAACCATCCTTTTGTAGTGAAGAACAAAGAGATATGCGGTGGGAGCCCTATCATCGAAGGGACTAGGACCCGTGTAATCGACATAGCGATCGAATATGAAATGCTTGGACACTCACCCGACGAAATCATCAGGTCACACCCCCACCTCAATCTCCCCCAAGTCCATGACGCCCTTTCCTTTTATTACGAGAACAGGGATGAACTGGATCAAAAGGCTGAGCAGGACCAGGAGTTTATCGCTCGGCTGAAGGAGAAAATCTCTTCAAAAATCTCATAG
- a CDS encoding four helix bundle protein: protein MKSKTQTSTNPANIAEGFRKTGKSDKYRFLNIAHGSLEECRYYLILAKDLGYLVTDQLMTQLEEVSKLLNAYSKSILTSDS from the coding sequence GTGAAGAGTAAAACTCAGACATCAACCAACCCGGCCAATATCGCTGAGGGATTCAGAAAAACGGGTAAATCCGACAAATACCGTTTCCTGAATATCGCTCACGGCTCTCTGGAGGAATGCCGCTATTATTTGATCCTTGCAAAAGACCTCGGATACCTGGTTACCGATCAGTTGATGACCCAGTTGGAAGAGGTAAGCAAGCTGCTTAACGCCTATTCCAAATCTATCCTGACTTCTGACTCCTGA
- a CDS encoding LysM peptidoglycan-binding domain-containing protein, with protein MAKTYGVTVDELCRLNNITKDQTIYPGQKILVARGG; from the coding sequence ATCGCCAAGACTTACGGCGTCACGGTGGATGAGTTGTGCCGCCTCAACAATATCACCAAAGACCAGACGATTTACCCGGGCCAGAAAATCCTGGTTGCTCGCGGGGGCTGA
- a CDS encoding DNA polymerase III subunit alpha: MIHLHVHTYYSFHEGASSPEELFEAARKRGIDTLAVTDTNGLYGLMHQRKAAEHYGVRLLVGALLNDLPGHSALILPRTRTGYSALCRLITRRHMDPHFSLLEALQEEDLAELFIISPDLGLLSGLPREKTLFFELRPGLIDRYRAALELGIPAVVTNAVYFARPTDFDRQRLLRVIGLNSTFGRLTPDLHARSDQWLKPPETMEREFAWAPEALKNSHRIAKGIEDFWDLGSWIVSRDAMEEKGDLFLLLKQKCLEGVRRRYGRMTPEIKSRLEKELGIVARKGFSEYFLIMEDIARQNPYTCGRGSSAASIISYLLGITQVDPIRYDLFFERFLNEDRKDPPDIDIDFPWDEREEVLKYAFRKYGSERTAMVSTHVTYQVRGALREVAKVYGFSDSDIGLITKKIGFSLFYGPEATIEEQIRDNPRFRGIDIDDDWKRIIRQAQSIVGYPRHLSVHCGGLVIVPSGVAHYVPMEISRDGRQVIQWDKDAAEEAGLVKMDILGNRSLAVIRDGLEAVKENYGIEIPYHRFSPLDDPGAKEIMRTGQTMGVFYVESPAMRNLQKKARVGDFDHLVIHSSIIRPAANRFITEYIERLHGKPYKPFHPAVRDLLKETYGIMVYQEDVSRVAMALAGFSPEEADDLRKVLTKKRDWGRFAAYKRIFEERAQRRGVTRKTLDEIWEMTESFRGYSFCKPHSASFAMVSYKSAYLKAHYPAEFMASVISNQGGFYTTFAYISEAKRMGISVLLPDINRSLFHYRAEGEGRSPSYRAIRVGFMQIKGLSSKTTRAILEERGRQGPFRSLQDLLERVSIPEADGILLVKSGALDSLEPEMSRSQIMWIFLAHTRSHSTVVQKRGTTGHLFAFHGTDYPVPPLKAYDRQTELRHEAETLGFLISTHPLTLYRERLKGLDYIQAKDMKKHIGREVTMVGWCITSRTVITSKDELMEFVSFEDTTAIFETNIFPRAFRRYAHLIDLNEPFVLKGRITDDHGCVTLNVGHVDTRLFYKIPKTEKPGALPAGHPDLSF; the protein is encoded by the coding sequence GTGATCCATCTCCACGTTCATACCTACTACAGCTTTCACGAGGGGGCCTCCTCCCCTGAGGAGCTCTTCGAGGCGGCCCGAAAGCGAGGCATCGACACCCTTGCCGTTACCGATACCAATGGCCTCTACGGCCTTATGCACCAGCGAAAGGCTGCCGAACACTACGGGGTTCGGCTCCTCGTGGGGGCACTTCTCAATGACCTGCCAGGTCATTCGGCTCTCATCCTGCCCAGGACACGCACGGGCTACAGCGCCCTTTGCCGTCTTATCACCAGGCGCCACATGGATCCCCACTTCTCCCTTCTTGAGGCTCTCCAGGAAGAGGATCTGGCAGAGCTCTTTATCATCTCCCCGGATCTGGGGCTTCTCTCCGGGCTTCCCCGGGAAAAAACCCTCTTTTTTGAACTCCGTCCGGGCTTGATCGACAGGTACCGGGCCGCCCTGGAGCTTGGGATTCCCGCCGTGGTGACCAACGCCGTCTACTTTGCCCGTCCCACAGACTTTGACAGGCAGCGGTTGCTCCGGGTGATCGGCCTCAACAGCACCTTCGGCCGGCTCACACCCGATCTTCATGCCCGAAGCGACCAGTGGCTCAAACCCCCGGAGACCATGGAAAGGGAGTTTGCCTGGGCGCCCGAGGCTCTTAAGAACTCTCACAGGATTGCAAAGGGGATCGAGGACTTTTGGGACCTTGGTTCCTGGATCGTCTCCCGGGATGCAATGGAAGAGAAGGGGGATCTCTTTCTCCTCCTGAAACAGAAGTGCCTCGAAGGGGTAAGGCGCCGCTACGGGAGGATGACGCCAGAAATCAAAAGCCGCCTTGAAAAGGAGCTTGGCATCGTCGCAAGAAAGGGCTTCTCCGAATACTTCCTTATCATGGAGGACATTGCCAGGCAGAACCCCTATACCTGCGGCCGGGGTTCTTCTGCGGCAAGCATCATCTCCTATCTTCTGGGGATCACCCAGGTCGACCCAATACGGTATGATCTCTTTTTCGAACGTTTTCTCAATGAGGACAGGAAAGACCCACCCGACATCGATATCGACTTTCCCTGGGACGAAAGAGAGGAGGTTCTAAAGTATGCCTTCAGAAAGTACGGTTCTGAGCGGACCGCCATGGTCTCGACCCATGTCACCTATCAGGTTCGGGGGGCCCTAAGAGAGGTGGCCAAGGTCTACGGGTTCTCCGATTCAGACATCGGGCTTATCACCAAGAAGATCGGGTTTTCTCTCTTCTACGGACCAGAGGCCACCATCGAGGAACAGATCCGGGACAATCCCCGCTTCCGGGGAATCGATATTGATGACGACTGGAAGAGGATCATCCGCCAGGCCCAGTCAATTGTCGGCTATCCACGGCACCTCTCGGTCCACTGTGGGGGTCTGGTCATTGTTCCCAGTGGGGTGGCCCACTATGTGCCCATGGAGATCTCCCGCGACGGCCGCCAGGTGATCCAGTGGGACAAGGACGCGGCCGAAGAGGCAGGCCTTGTCAAGATGGACATCCTGGGCAACCGGTCCCTGGCCGTGATCCGGGACGGCCTCGAGGCCGTAAAGGAGAACTACGGTATCGAGATCCCCTACCACAGGTTTTCTCCCCTTGATGACCCGGGCGCCAAAGAGATCATGCGTACGGGCCAGACCATGGGGGTCTTCTACGTGGAGTCCCCGGCCATGAGAAACCTTCAGAAAAAGGCCCGCGTGGGGGACTTCGACCATCTGGTCATCCATTCCTCTATCATCCGGCCCGCAGCAAACCGGTTCATCACCGAGTACATAGAAAGGCTCCACGGAAAACCCTACAAGCCCTTTCATCCCGCGGTCCGGGATCTCTTGAAAGAGACCTACGGCATCATGGTCTATCAGGAGGATGTCTCCCGGGTGGCCATGGCCCTTGCCGGCTTCAGCCCTGAGGAGGCCGATGACCTTCGCAAGGTCCTGACCAAGAAGCGTGACTGGGGAAGGTTTGCCGCCTACAAGAGGATCTTTGAGGAGCGAGCCCAGAGGCGGGGGGTCACCCGGAAGACCCTCGATGAGATCTGGGAGATGACGGAATCCTTCAGGGGGTATTCTTTCTGCAAGCCCCATTCGGCCTCCTTTGCCATGGTCTCCTACAAATCGGCCTATCTCAAGGCCCACTATCCAGCAGAATTCATGGCATCGGTCATCAGCAACCAGGGGGGCTTCTATACCACCTTTGCCTACATCTCAGAGGCAAAGCGCATGGGGATCAGTGTACTTCTTCCGGATATCAACAGGAGCCTCTTCCACTACCGGGCCGAAGGGGAGGGGCGCAGTCCAAGCTACAGGGCCATCAGGGTGGGGTTCATGCAGATCAAGGGGCTGAGCAGCAAAACCACCCGAGCTATCCTGGAAGAGCGAGGCCGGCAAGGACCCTTCAGGTCTCTCCAGGATCTGCTCGAACGGGTTTCTATCCCTGAGGCAGACGGGATCCTGCTTGTAAAGTCAGGTGCCCTCGACTCTCTTGAGCCCGAAATGAGCCGATCCCAGATCATGTGGATCTTTCTTGCCCACACGAGAAGCCACTCCACGGTGGTCCAGAAAAGGGGCACGACAGGGCACCTGTTTGCCTTTCACGGCACGGACTACCCGGTGCCTCCTCTCAAAGCCTATGACCGTCAGACAGAACTCCGCCACGAGGCAGAGACCCTGGGGTTTCTCATCAGCACCCATCCCCTGACCCTTTACAGGGAGAGGCTCAAAGGGCTCGACTACATCCAGGCAAAGGACATGAAAAAACACATAGGACGGGAGGTCACCATGGTGGGCTGGTGCATAACGAGCAGAACCGTTATCACCAGCAAGGACGAGCTCATGGAGTTTGTCTCCTTTGAGGATACAACCGCCATCTTTGAGACCAACATCTTCCCCCGGGCCTTCCGCCGCTATGCCCACCTGATCGACCTCAACGAGCCCTTTGTGCTCAAGGGGCGCATTACAGACGACCACGGCTGCGTGACCCTAAACGTCGGTCATGTGGATACGCGGCTTTTCTATAAAATCCCAAAAACCGAGAAACCAGGGGCTTTGCCTGCCGGCCATCCTGATTTGTCATTCTGA
- a CDS encoding aspartate/glutamate racemase family protein encodes MKILIINPNTSVEMTKGIDEIAKKYARADTSIETVCPREGPRSIESYYEEDLVAQGVLEKVIEANERCFDAIIIACYGDPHLQSSREISEIPVYGIAEVSMHMACLFGHRFSIVTVLERARPIFEDLVRRVGLEAKCASIRTTSLAVLDIEKDPSVALKILTEAGRAAVMEDGAEVICLGCAGMAGLDKPMEEELGVPVLDGVVCAVKVAEAAFDYKIRLSKIKAYKRPEPKEFVGLQGFVIGR; translated from the coding sequence ATGAAAATACTGATCATAAACCCCAATACCTCTGTGGAGATGACAAAAGGGATCGACGAGATCGCCAAGAAGTATGCGAGAGCCGATACCTCGATAGAGACGGTCTGCCCGAGGGAGGGGCCGCGCTCTATAGAGTCTTACTATGAAGAGGATTTGGTCGCCCAGGGAGTGCTGGAAAAAGTGATCGAAGCAAACGAGAGATGTTTTGATGCCATAATCATCGCCTGCTACGGCGATCCTCATCTGCAGAGTTCGAGAGAGATTTCCGAGATCCCGGTGTATGGAATCGCAGAGGTGTCGATGCATATGGCATGTCTTTTCGGCCATAGATTTTCGATCGTTACCGTTCTTGAGAGGGCACGACCGATTTTCGAGGATCTGGTGAGACGGGTCGGGCTTGAGGCCAAGTGCGCATCGATAAGGACCACAAGTCTTGCGGTTCTTGACATAGAAAAGGACCCGAGCGTTGCCCTCAAAATTCTGACCGAAGCGGGTCGGGCTGCAGTCATGGAAGATGGTGCAGAAGTGATATGCCTTGGCTGTGCGGGGATGGCCGGTCTGGACAAGCCGATGGAGGAGGAGTTAGGAGTCCCGGTTTTGGACGGTGTCGTTTGTGCCGTGAAGGTAGCAGAGGCAGCCTTCGACTACAAGATCAGGCTGTCCAAGATCAAGGCATACAAGAGGCCGGAGCCGAAGGAATTCGTGGGATTGCAGGGATTCGTAATCGGCCGATGA